One window of Cucumis sativus cultivar 9930 unplaced genomic scaffold, Cucumber_9930_V3 scaffold71, whole genome shotgun sequence genomic DNA carries:
- the LOC116406187 gene encoding uncharacterized protein LOC116406187 has product MGSQNISYRELSTSIEEIVQFRWTEKCCQALQSPIGREEVRLVLFSMDGGKAPGPDGYSVGFFKGAWTVVEEGFCDVVLHFFETNYFPQGVNTTAITLIPKRNGADRLEDFSPISCCSVIYKCISRILADRLRVWLPSFVSGNQPAFIPGRSIIDNILLCQELVGAYHLYRGKPRCTMKVDLHKAYDSVNWDFLFGLLIAIGTPLRFVSWVRACVTSPMFSIMINGSLEGFFHGRKGLRQGDPLSPFLFVMVMEVLSRMLNNPPQNFQFHQFCEKVRLTHLTFVDDLMIFCTADNHSMSFRKETIKRFGELSGLFANLPKSSIFLVGVNSSKASRLAANMGFSIGHLLFVILGFLSSLEDCGALIVIPLFSVLPVVFGLVHRDVDKILRAYLWRGKKEGRGVAKVAWDEVCLPFDEGGLDIRDGSSWNIASTLKILWLLLVKSGSLWVAWVESYILKGRSLWEIDAGVGRSWCFREILRKQDILKAHVKMEVGNGRKYRVWLVPWIQGGPIIQQFGERVIYDAGSRWDARLMDFMGRDGDWRWPLVYLDLMDIWDRVQGVRPSPSVEDRWVWVPGSHDSFSITSVWETIRPHSSRVGWSGLLWGGGNIPKHSFCAWLAIRDRLGTRGNQERQERPINSVVNQELLRNQPIHIHNNRLYGNNVPGNFLSDSDSSDEDNLLNIHQEPQQRLGLRPYFQEDQEIRMKVDLPTFNGRIDVEKFLDWIKNVENFFDYANTPKHKKVRLVALKL; this is encoded by the exons ATGGGTTCTCAGAATATTAGCTATAGAGAGCTCTCTACTAGTATTGAGGAGATTGTTCAGTTTAGATGGACTGAGAAGTGTTGTCAGGCCCTCCAGTCGCCTATTGGTAGGGAGGAAGTGAGACTTGTTCTGTTCTCCATGGATGGTGGAAAGGCTCCAGGCCCCGATGGGTATTCAGTTGGCTTCTTCAAAGGAGCTTGGACGGTGGTTGAAGAAGGTTTCTGTGATGTCGTCTTACACTTCTTTGAGACCAATTACTTCCCTCAAGGGGTGAATACGACTGCTATTACacttattcctaaaaggaatggTGCTGATCGATTGGAGGATTTCAGCCCTATATCTTGTTGCAGCGTTATTTATAAGTgcatttcaagaatattggcAGATAGGCTTCGTGTGtggcttccttcttttgttagtgGAAATCAGCCAGCTTTCATCCCTGGGAGGAGTATTATtgacaatattcttctttgtcaggAGCTTGTAGGGGCATACCATTTGTACAGAGGTAAACCTCGGTGCACTATGAAGGTTGACCTCCACAAAGCTTATGATTCTGTTAATTGGGATTTCCTCTTTGGCCTGCTGATTGCCATAGGTACGCCTTTAAGATTTGTGAGTTGGGTTCGAGCGTGTGTGACCTCTCcgatgttctccattatgattaatggatcGTTGGAAGGTTTTTTCCATGGGAGGAAAGGACTTAGACAAGGTGACCCTTTATCCCCGTTCTTATTTGTGATGGTCATGGAGGTGCTTTCTCGCATGTTGAACAACCCACctcagaattttcaattccaccaGTTTTGTGAGAAGGTCAGATTAACTCATCTTACTTTTGTAGATGACCTGATGATCTTTTGTACTGCTGATAATCATTCTATGAGTTTCAGAAAAGAGACTATTAAGAGGTTTGGTGAGCTTTCGGGACTGTTTGCTAATCTTCCTAAAAGCTCAATTTTTCTTGTCGGGGTTAATAGTTCGAAAGCTTCTCGGCTTGCTGCTAACATGGGTTTTTCCATTGGTCATCTCTTGTtcgttatcttgggcttcctcTCCTCTCTGGAAGATTGCGGAGCTCTGATTGTGATCCCCTTATTCAGCGTATTACCAGTCGTATTCGGTCTTG TCCACAGAGACGTTGATAAGATCTTGAGGGCTTATCTGTGGAGAGGTAAGAAGGAGGGAAGAGGTGTTGCTAAAGTTGCCTGGGATgaggtttgtcttccttttgatgaaggaGGTCTTGATATTCGCGATGGATCTTCTTGGAATATAGCAAGCACGTTGAAGATATTATGGTTGCTACTTGTTAAATCTGGTAGTTTGTGGGTTGCTTGGGTGGAATCTTATATCCTTAAAGGGAGATCGCTGTGGGAGATCGATGCTGGGGTGGGTCGATCTTGGTGCTTTAGGGAAATCTTGCGTAAGCAGGATATCCTTAAAGCTCATGTTAAGATGGAGGTGGGCAATGGAAGGAAGTATAGAGTGTGGTTGGTTCCATGGATTCAGGGTGGGCCGATTATCCAGCAGTTTGGGGAGAGGGTGATCTATGATGCGGGTAGTCGGTGGGATGCGAGGCTGATGGATTTCATGGGTCGGGATGGTGATTGGAGGTGGCCACTTGTTTATTTGGATTTGATGGACATTTGGGATAGGGTTCAGGGAGTGAGGCCGAGTCCGAGTGTTGAGGATAGGTGGGTTTGGGTGCCGGGGAGTCATGATAGTTTTTCGATCACCAGTGTGTGGGAGACTATTCGTCCTCATAGTAGTAGGGTTGGCTGGTCGGGTTTACTATGGGGTGGGGGAAATATTCCTAAGCACTCCTTTTGTGCTTGGTTGGCCATCAGGGATAGGTTGGGTACTAGAG GAaaccaagaaagacaagaaagaccAATAAACTCTGTTGTAAACCAAGAACTACTAAGAAATCAACCTATTCACATCCACAATAATCGATTGTATGGAAACAACGTACCTGGAAATTTCTTAAGCGATTCTGACTCTTCCGATGAAGACAACTTGCTGAACATTCATCAAGAACCTCAACAAAGGCTTGGACTTCGACCATactttcaagaagatcaagaaatacgTATGAAAGTGGATCTCCCTACCTTCAATGGTCGAATTGACGTGGAGAAGTTTCTTGATTGGATCAAGAACGTAGAAAATTTTTTCGACTATGCCAATACACCCAAACACAAGAAGGTTCGATTAGTTGCTCTCAAACTTTAA